The sequence below is a genomic window from Brevibacillus laterosporus.
ACGTTGCATGGTTGAGGGACGACTTTTGAATTTAAGAATACCTCTTGAATTTTTAACGAGCCAAGTCTTTCAGCAGGATGAATGGAATGAGTTACTGAGCCGTTGGAAAAAGTCATTGAGACTTTATTCAGAAGCCGTTTATCTATGTGAGGTATAACATATTTTCCCGTGTAGGTGCATGTTGAAGACTGAAATTTAAATAAATGAGGGATTAGTATGATCAATCGCCTTCTATCTATCAGTCATCTTGTAGGAAATACACCTCTTGTTACATTGGATCATGAGGCTATCAATTTATTTGCCAAATTAGAATATAATAATTTGATGGGCAGCGTTAAAATGAGAGCGGCATACTATATTTTGAAACAAGCCATTGAGAGAGGCGATATCACAGAAAATACGACTGTGATTGAATCTACATCTGGCAATTTTGGAGTTGCGCTTGCTACCTTATGCAAAAGACTTGGAATTACATTTATTCCGGTTGTTGATCCCAATATTAGCCCTATTTACGAGAATCTTCTGCATGCTTTTTCGTATCAGGTGGTCAAGGTAACTGAACGTGATGAAACGGGCGGTTTTTTATTAACCAGAATCCAAAAGATTAAAGAACTTTGCCAGTCAACAAAGAACTCGTTTTGGACGAATCAGTATGGAAACATTGATTGTTTCTGGGCGCATTATCATGGACTTGGTGAAGAGATTGCCGCCCATTTCGATGAACTTGATTATGCTTTTATTGGTGTGAGTTCTGGAGGTACGATTTCAGGCGTGTCCAGACGATTAAAAGAAAAGTTTCCACAGATAAAAATCATTGCCGTGGATAGCGAGGGTTCTGTTATTTTTGGAGACCAGCCGAAGAAGCGTTATATTCCGGGGATCGGCTCCAGTATGGTGCCAGATCTATTAAAAGAAGCGGTTATTGATGAAGTGATTCATGTTCCAGAAGAAAAGACCATCGAAGGATGCTATCAATTGTTTGAAAACCACGCGATTTTTGGTGGAGGATCTTCTGGAACTTCCTATTATGCGATTACCCACTATTTCAAAGATAAGCTTTTTGAGAAATCACCTAATGTTGTGTTTCTAGTTCCCGATAATGGCATGGCATACGTCAACACTGTCTATGATAAACAGTGGGCTGATCAACTTCACCAATCAACAAATGAATTAGTAACGACTAGGAAATAACACCATATTCAAATCCATTATGTTAAAAAAGGGCCTCTCTTTCATGCTGTAATAGCATTTTAAGGGAGGCTTTTTTTGTCCCTATCTTGCGGATTATGGAAAGCCTTGATAAATAGGTAGAAAAAAGTTTGACAATACATTTTATTTGTAACTATAATGGTTGCAACTATAACGTACCATTTTACAGATAAGGTGATGAGCGTAACATGACAGTGAAAATTAAAGTGTATTCAGATTATGTATGTCCATTTTGTTTTTTAGCGAAAGCTCCATTTGAGGAAGCAATTGAAGGAAAGGATGTTGAAGTGGAATGGATGCCTTTTGAATTGAGACCAAGTCCATCCTTACAATTAGATCCTTGGAATGATCCCTCCAAACTTTCTGGTTGGAATTCATTCATTGCTCCAACAGCTGAAAAATGGGGAGTCAACATGAAATTACCCCACATGTCACCTCATCCTTATACACACGTAGCGTTTGAAGGATACCATTTTGCTAAGGAGCAAGGTATGGGGACGGAATACAACAATAGAGTGTTTAAAGCATTTTTCCAAGAGGAACAAAACATCGGTGAAATTGAAGTTCTAGTTAAGCTTGCAGGTGAAATTGGTTTGGATGAGGAAGGATTTAAAGAGGCATTGGTAACAAGAAAGTATAAAGAGGTGCAGGAAAAGGCACGTCAGCACGCAGACGAAGAGGCTCAAATCATGGCTGTCCCAACATTTGTGATAGGTGAAGAGCGATTACAAGGGGCAGTAAGTAAAGAAATGTTTGAGAAGGTTTTAGCTCAGGAATTAGGAAAGGTTCGTGCGCCTTCTCCTAATGGTATGCAATGCGATAGTAATGGAAGCTGTTAATGTCAGACATGAACAATCGAAGCGAGAGTAACATCATGTAAAAATAGGAAATTATGAAGCATCTAAGTTTCTTCTGACAGTAGAATTTTTTCTAGTCAAAGTCAAAGTATCGATGTATCCAAGAACCGAGCAGAACGCAGGTTTGAATCCTGTGTCCGCTAGGTTCTTTTTTATATCATATAATGGTTCTATTTCTGATATTGATATCAAAAATAAAACATATGTAACATAAAAGAAATGTAGTTAATTTTGAAACCTTTTTGTTTCTAGTCCGTATAAGTCAATGGGATGAAAAAGTGTGTTTTATTAACAGAATAACTGTTTTTTTGGAGGAGCCTGCCACCGCAGCTTTGCTATGTCTTTTTTTAGCTACGGTTGATGGGCTCTTTTTGTATTTTTTTCCCTTCGTGTGCTCAAAATATAAACATAAAAGAGGTGGAGTAACTATGCTTGTTTTTCAATTAGCAATAATTTTGCTAGCTTCAAAAATTGCTGGAGATATCAGTGTTAAATTAGGTCAGCCTTCTGTATTAGGAAAGCTCCTTATTGGTATCGTTTTGGGGCCTACTGTTCTTGGGGTAGTAACCAATACAGACATTCTTCAGGAATTGAGTCAGATCGGTGTTATCTTACTGATGTTCATTGCAGGTCTAGAAACAGATACAGAGGAATTCAAACGTACTGGTAAGGCCTCGACCTATGTTGGTATTGCAGGAATTATTTTCCCGTTTGCATTCGGTTATCTAGCTGGATTTTTCCTCCAACTTCCTATGATCGAATCTGTTTTCCTCGGTTTGTTACTTTCTGCAACCAGCGTAAGTATTTCCGTTCAAACGCTGAAAGAAATGGGGAAATTGAAATCACGTGAAGGAACTACAATTCTAGGAGCCGCTGTTATTGATGACATTCTTGTCATTGTTGCCTTGGCTTTTGTCATGAGCTTTGCAGGTGGGGACGTTAATCTTGGAATGGTGGTCTTGAAAAAGGTAGCATTCTTCGCAATAGCTATCCTTCTAGCATGGAAAGTGGTTCCATGGGTCTTAAACAGATTTGCCCCGCTTCGTGTATCAGAAGCAGTGATTTCAGCAGGGTTGATCATTTGTTTTATGTATGCTTATTTAGCTGAGTATGCAGGTGTTGCTGGTATCATTGGTGCTTATATTGCAGGTGTTGCCATTAGTTTAACAAAGCATAAGCATGAAGTGTTTGAGAAGGTTGAAACGATAAGCTACTCCATTTTTGTCCCTGTGTTCTTTACGTCAATTGGAGTAACGGCTCAATTCATGGGAATTACTCAGAACATCTGGTTAATTCTTGGACTAAGTGTTATAGCGATACTAACAAAGCTCATTGGCTCTGCGATAGGGGCTAGATTAGCAGGATTTGAGTGGAGAAGCTCTCTAGGTGTTGGTGCAGCCATGGTATCTCGTGGGGAAGTAGCACTCATAATCGCAGCCATGGGTCTAGAAGCTAATTTGCTAAGCGGTGATATGTTTGCGGTTATTGTAGTTGTGGTCTTGATTACGACGATTGTGACACCGCCTATGATGAAGATGTTTCTGAGTAAACCTAGTGGGAAAAAACAAAATGCTTAGTAGGTAAACGAATTTCCTTTGTGTGGACAGTGAGGGTTTCTTAGCATCTATATTTGAGATGATTAGAAACTTTCATTGACTGCTGGAGGGAATTTTTTTATGGGGAAAATTTCGAAAAAGCATCAAGGGAATTAGGTATAATTTATTATATGAGAAAAATGACAATCCTTAAAAACACATTATGAGAAAAAAGGAGTACGCCATGAAAGGATTATCAAGAGATGAAGAGCGTCTATTACATGAACTATATAAACCTACTTCTAATTTTGCGTTATTAGATAAATCGAATGATATGGAGCAAGAAATCTTCTCTTACCTAGCTAAATCCGGTAGCATGGTCACTCTTCTTCATCTATTGCCTCTAGCTGTTGCAAGAAAAGAGAGTGCAATAGAAACGATACATATAATAATGAAAAGGCACTCCTATAGAAAAATGATTAGTCTAGATCAACATGTACGTAGAATAAATTTATATAATTATAGCCCTATTTTCAAACCATGGTATGAACTACAGCCAACCGATGTTACCTCTGTCTTATTGGAAAGTGAGCAGAGTGTTACATTTATTGGTGTATGTACATTTCATTCAAATGGATACGTTAGAGAAGCTGCTGTCAAAAAGTTAGGTAGCCAGTTTTCTGGACTAGAAATTCCGTTTCTTCTCCTACGTTTAAATGATTTTATTCCTACCATTCGTTTCCTAGCATTCAAAGCTTTGAAACAAAGAATACAGACTAAATTTGCTAGAAACTTTCTGTTGTCTATTTCGTTAGTTAAACATTTAGAAATATACTATAATCGTGAAAAATTTACCGATTTAGTAGAAGAGATTTATCGTTTGTTGAAAATGGATGATTGTCGAACTGAGCTTGTGAGCGGTTTTCATTCCTATGATCTTGATGTCCGACGTTTTTGTTTTCTGATGGCATGTAACCTTCCAGATATGAATCATAATGATATTTGTAGCCAGGCTTTTGCTCAAAAGGATATGTTTATTCGTCTTTATACGCTTCAGCAAGTGTCTACTAATTTGTCTAAAAACGAATTGATGAACTGGCTAAAATGTGCCAGAACAGATGTTTCTCCACCTGTAAGGCAATGTGCGCTTAAGATGATTGTCGACATTTTCCCAGAACAGGCTCCTGAAGAGTTGATAAAGGCACTTCTAGATAGAAATAAAACGATTCGGGAGACAGCGAGATATTATCTAAGAGAGAAACCAATCGATTATGCAGCATACTACAGAGAAAAATTGAGCCATTCAGAACAGCAAGTGATACAGGTAGCGATTACAGGATTAGGTGAAACGGGTTCAAAAACGGATGCTTCTTGGATATTGGCATTTATAAATCATGAAAAAGCCCGAATTAGTAGTGCTGCTGTTAAGGCATTGTCCAACCTTGATGCAGACAATTATGAGGAAGTGTTTATTACGTCTCTGCAAGCTGATAAACGTGGTGTATCCCGTGAAGCAAGACAAGCTCTTTCGCAATTGGTTACAGTCTCTCATGCTGAAAGACTTTGGGACATTTATCAAGAAGATGATCGTATACATGTACAGAAAAATATTTTAAATTTGTTCAAGCTAGTGGGAAAGCGAGACAGTATTTTTTATTTATTACGTGCTTGTATAGTTTCAAAGGAAGAAGTTAGAGTGCAGGCAGAGCGGTATGTAATAACTTGGATTAGAGGATACGGTACTATATTTTATATCTCCTTATCTAAAGAAAAGTGGAATGTGCTACAACTACTTTTACAGCAAGTGAATAACTATTTGTCTCAAAATACAGTGGATGAAATGACAAATCTTATTGAGAGAAACAAGTATTAGGAAGTAGGATCAAGAAGAATAGTGAAGGGGCGGTCACCTACATCGAAGCTTTCCATTTCAAGGAATAGAAGGAGTGATAACTTTGAGTCAGATCAACATAATACCTATTGGACAAGTTACGTCTTCAGTGACTGACAAAGTATATGAAGGCTGGGGGGAGATGATTTCATACATAGATGCAAACGATAAGACGTTTGTCTTAGACATCAAACCATACATTAGTGAGTTTGATTCAAGAGAAAATGTTCGTATACCACTGTGGATGAATGAGTTAATGAAGAATTATTTCTAAAGTCTAACGGTGAGTTAGGTAAAAAGGGCGCAGACAATTAAAGTAGGCACCCTTTTTTTCATAGGCAGAAGTGATTCTATCTAGTTTGTAATCATTTCGACTTATTATTTTGTATCAACTAATCTATCGTTCTCTAACACCGCGTGTACACCTACAACATCGTTCACCAACTGAGTGATGCGCAAATCGACGACGAGGCTGGCTAGATTTAAGGCTTCTTTTCGCTCATAGCCGTATAGCTCCTGCATCCAATCAATCATGCCCTCCAGTGCAATCATGGAGGCTTCATGTAAATCTTTATGGAAACCAAAAGTGATTTTACTAGACGGTGTTTGTGCTCTTGGGTAAGAAAGTACTTGATCTACCACTGTAAGAGTCAGGTCAACCAACTCCATAGGGCACTCTATTGCAAGGCCAGATACTTCCCCATCACCTTGGGCTGCATGTCCGTCCCCTACGGAAAAAAGCCCACCATCAACAGGAATAGGTAAATATAAGGTGCTTCCGGGCACTAGCTCTTTGCAATCTATGTTACCGCCACAGTAGCGAGGAGGAGTAGTGGAATGAATACCTGGTTCATCTGGGGGCATACCCAACACCCCCATAAATGGGTGAAGGCGAATTTTATGTCCTCTATCGCTAGTTCCTATCATGCTAGTCGCATCCAGTTTCCAGACTAAACCATACTGTCTTCCTTCATGCATCCCTAAACGATTGTTTACGTCACTAGTAAATCCACCACCTCCACTCCAGCCCCATGTACCTACGCGTAATTCATTAATATGTATGGCCAAGCTTTGACCAGCCTTGGCTTCGGAAATGTATAAGGGGCCAATGAGGGCATGCCCACTATCTTGGGGATGTTCACGAGTACAAAACTCTATTCTTCTACCGTCTACCTGTTCAGGACCAGCGTTCCAATCTGCATCAAGCGTCTCAAATCGAACAGTATCACCAGAATGGATTGTCAGAATAGGGGCAGATTCTCTGCTGTAAGAACCATGCAGAGTCGATCGTTCAGGGCGGATTGTATGTGTAGCCATAACTAATTGCCTCCTTGGTAGATTATTACAATAACTTTATATCAGGATAATACCGAGGAGGTAAAAGGTACAGGTTTATTTATTTCTATTTACGCCCATTCTATAGCAGCACCTAATGAAAGACTTTTTTTCACATCAATGATCCGCTGATTACGACTACCACGAAAGCGCAAGGAGGTATCCTTTTCTTCGCTTTTAAATTTTCCATCAATGATGACATCACATAGCTCTAATAGCTGACGGTGTTTGTCTTGATGGAGCAACGCTTCAAAAGTAAATCCAGTGTAGGCCCAGACTGTCTTATCTGGACAAGCGTTGCGAAAGCTGGTGACAAAGGAGATACAAGCATCTGCTGAGAAAAAAGGATCTCCTCCACAGAGGGTCATGCCATGTAATAATGGATTAGTTGAAATCTCCTGAATCACTTCTTGTTGGCGTGAAGGCGTAAAAGCTTGACCGTAGTTGAAGTCCCACGATTCAGGATTAAAGCAACCTGGGCAAGCATGACGGCAGCCGCTCACAAAAACGACTGCTCGCAATCCAATGCCTTCATTGATGCTTTCGCTTCGATAGTCGCAGATATGCATGAGTTGATTCACTGGTGTTTCACCCGATCCAGCACCTCAGCTTGTTTTGCAGAGTTAAAACGTTCTGTATAATCGCCTGTAATGTAGCCAGTCACACGGCGCAGTCGTTGAAAATGAACAGAATTCTCATCGCTCCCACAACTTGGACAACTCATGCCGATAATCCCTTCAAAGCCACAATGTGGACAGCGATCCAGTGGATGATTAATGGAGAAATATCCTACGTTGCTTTTTAATGCGTGCTGAACAATCTGCTGAAAAGCTACCGTATTTTGTCTGGCATTTCCATCTAGCTCAATATAGGTAATGGCCCCCGCGTTGCATAGCTCATGGAAAGGTGCTTCTAGCTTAATTTTTTGGAAAGCTGGTAGGGAATAGTAGACTGGAATGTGAAAGGAATTGGTATAGTATTCACGATCCGTAATTCCTGTGAGCTTACCATGTGTTTTTTGATCAGCTTTCGTAAATTTACCTGACAAGCCTTCAGCAGGAGTAGCGAATAAAGTAATGTTCAAGTTGTGTTTTTCGCTCATATCATCGCAGTATTGTCGCATGAATGAAATAACAGAGAGAGCGCGTTTGTATACCTCAGTATCTTCCCCGTGGTGTTTTCCATAAAGGGCATACATACATTCTGCTAATCCAATAAAACCTACAGCAAGGCTACCGTGTTTAATTAACTCAGCTACCTCTTGATCAGGATGTAAATCTTTACCGCCCTCCCAGACACCTTCGCGCATCATGAAATCCGATGCTTTCGCTGGTTGTTTGGCTTGAATACCAAAGCGGTGAATTAACCCATTGATAGCTGTATCCATATAAGTTTGTAGCGCTTTGTAAAAGCCAGCTATGTTTGCTTGATCGCGTTGTTCTCGACAAATGCCGTATTCAATCCCCAATTTTACAAGATTGATCGTGTTAAACGAGAGATTTCCCTTTCCGCTACTATAATTTCGTCCAAAACGGTCTGAGATAGATCTTGTCCGGCATCCCATCGTAGCGATAATAGTATTAGGATCATCCTCACGATAGTAAATGAGATTGAAGGTAGCATCTACATTGACAAAATTAGGGTAGAGACGCTTGCTGGAGCATTCAATCGCTTTTTGGAACAGGTCATAGTTCGGATCGCTCTCTGCCTGATTAACCCCTGTTTTGCATTGAAAGATATGCTGTGGGAAGATCGGTGTTTCGCCATTTCCTAATCCTTTAATTGTTGCATTCAATAGCGCATGCGAGACCAAGCGTCCTTCCGTAGAGGTACACATGCCATAATTAAGGGAAGTAAAAGGAATTTGTCCCCCGGCTCGGCTGCTCATCGTATTCAGATTGTGGATGAGAGATTCAGCTGCCTGATGGGTTTCTGATACTGTTTCTTCTAAGGCATAGGCATAGCTCTGTGGAAAATCCTGCTTTAGTTTTTCGTTATCCATATAAAGCTGGTCATCATTTAAGTCGGACAAAGTAAGATCGAAACCTTCGTTAAAATAATGAATTCCCTTTTTAACATGTTTGACGAAGGATTTTCGGACATATGGAGCGAGGTCCCAGTCAATTTTGTTAGCGGAAACACCACCGAATTGGCTGTTTTGCTGAGATTGAAAGATAATTGCAACCAGAGCCATTGCAGTCATAATACTCTGTGGGGTGCGAACTGATCCGTTTCCTGTATTAAATCCATCTGCTAGTAGGCGATCAAAAGGAATGAAAATACAGTTGGTTGTTCCAATTGCATACTGATCCAAATCATGGACATAAACATAATGTTGATCGATGGCTTCACGTAGCTCGGTAGGTAGAACATATTGTTTCACATGCCATTTGGCGTATTCGGAGCCCATTTTACTCATTTTTCCGCTGAATGATTCTCCGTTCACATTGGCGTTTTCTCGGAGTAAATCCATATCCTGTAGACCGATTACGGCTTCACTAATGTTGTATAGTTCGCTTTGTTTTAGGCGATTGCGATCCCGTTGTTGACGGTAAGAAGTAAAAGAATGAGCGATGTCATTGTGATATTTTTCACATAAATGTGCGATAAGTAACTCATGGACTGTTTGTGTGAAAAGTGGCTTCACTTTGTTATTTTGTTTTTGCTCCGAGGTAAGTAGTTGCTGTTCAAGCTGCTCTTGAATCCAAAGGGCAATCTCTTCACAAAGTGCCGAATTTGCAGTTCCTGTTACAGCCAAGCATGCTTGGGTAATTGCTGTGTTAATCTTTTCTACCTGAAAAATTTCCTGACGACCATCGCGTTTCATTATAAGCATGAAAAAAAGCCTCCTGTAATTGTAAAAGCCTGATATTTGAGTAAAGAAATACGACGATATGGAATAAAGTGGTAATAATCCGATTAAAATGTAAGAAGCATTTCCCCCAATTTTTAAAAAGGGAAAATGCTTCCGTAAATGTGATTTACGCACAATATATAGTCTACGAATTACAAATTACATCAATATATCGTATGTGTCAAATGACGGTACTGTGACTATAGCAGTTAGATACATATGCTACAAATAGTCAGACATGATCTTTTCAGTGTCATATGGCGTCACACCGCGCAGGGGACAGCTTACTAGATGTGAATAGTAAACCTACTACCAGCGCAATAATTTCTTTTAACGGAATATCTAACTGCACAAGCTTATCCAAAACCTGATATTCTTGTATAAAGAAAACTTAGATCATCCTTGTCTGTTGCAAAGAGAGGGGTTTTGGATTGAAGGAGATTCCAGAAGATTTGCTCAAATTCTGCTTCATCTCCAAGATCAATGACGGTTAATTGATTACGATCAAGTAAGGGAATGAGAAACGATGACAAAAGAGCACATCAATGTTTGCCCCCATGATTGTTGGGACACCTGTAGTATGACAGTGACCGTAGATGAAGCTGGAAAGGCTGTGAAAATTCGCGGTAACAAAGAACACCCTGTAACCAAGGGCTTTCTGTGCATCAAGGTAAATAATTATTTGGAGCGGGTTTATCACCCAGAGCGAATCTTGTATCCAATGAAGAGAATCGGTAAAAAAGGGGAAGGAGCATTTGAACAAATCTCGTGGGAGGAAGCAATTCAACAAATTACAGATGCCTTCAAGGAGACTATACGTCAATATGGACCTGAAGCTGTATTACCTTATAGCTATGCTGGTACCATGGGGCTGATAAACTACGGCAGTATGGATCGGCGCTTTTTTGGGAAAATGGGTGCTTCTCGTCTGGCCCGTACTTTATGTGCATCAGCAGCATCAGCAGCTCTACACTCTGTATACGGAACACGACTCGGTGTTGATCCAGAAGACATGGTACACTCACGCTTGATTATCGCCTGGGGTACCAATACCATTCATACTAACGTCCATCAGTTCCCGATTATGGAAGAGGCAAGAAAGAATGGTGCAGTATTGGTGGTCATTGATCCTTATAAGCATGAAACGGCGGAAAAAGCTGATATTCATCTGCAAATTAGACCGGGTACAGATAGCGCTCTTGCATTGGGCATGATGCATTTATTAATCAATAATGATCAGCTGGACCATGCCTACATTACCAACTATCTACAAGGCTTTGAAGAACTAAAAGAGCGAGTAAAACCATATACTCCAGCACATGTTGCCGATATTACTGGGCTAACGGAGCAAGAAATAATCGAGTTTACACAATTATATGCGACCACTAAGGCTTCCCTTATTCGCTGTGGATTCGGTCCACAACGCC
It includes:
- the sbnA gene encoding 2,3-diaminopropionate biosynthesis protein SbnA, yielding MINRLLSISHLVGNTPLVTLDHEAINLFAKLEYNNLMGSVKMRAAYYILKQAIERGDITENTTVIESTSGNFGVALATLCKRLGITFIPVVDPNISPIYENLLHAFSYQVVKVTERDETGGFLLTRIQKIKELCQSTKNSFWTNQYGNIDCFWAHYHGLGEEIAAHFDELDYAFIGVSSGGTISGVSRRLKEKFPQIKIIAVDSEGSVIFGDQPKKRYIPGIGSSMVPDLLKEAVIDEVIHVPEEKTIEGCYQLFENHAIFGGGSSGTSYYAITHYFKDKLFEKSPNVVFLVPDNGMAYVNTVYDKQWADQLHQSTNELVTTRK
- a CDS encoding DsbA family oxidoreductase: MTVKIKVYSDYVCPFCFLAKAPFEEAIEGKDVEVEWMPFELRPSPSLQLDPWNDPSKLSGWNSFIAPTAEKWGVNMKLPHMSPHPYTHVAFEGYHFAKEQGMGTEYNNRVFKAFFQEEQNIGEIEVLVKLAGEIGLDEEGFKEALVTRKYKEVQEKARQHADEEAQIMAVPTFVIGEERLQGAVSKEMFEKVLAQELGKVRAPSPNGMQCDSNGSC
- a CDS encoding cation:proton antiporter: MLVFQLAIILLASKIAGDISVKLGQPSVLGKLLIGIVLGPTVLGVVTNTDILQELSQIGVILLMFIAGLETDTEEFKRTGKASTYVGIAGIIFPFAFGYLAGFFLQLPMIESVFLGLLLSATSVSISVQTLKEMGKLKSREGTTILGAAVIDDILVIVALAFVMSFAGGDVNLGMVVLKKVAFFAIAILLAWKVVPWVLNRFAPLRVSEAVISAGLIICFMYAYLAEYAGVAGIIGAYIAGVAISLTKHKHEVFEKVETISYSIFVPVFFTSIGVTAQFMGITQNIWLILGLSVIAILTKLIGSAIGARLAGFEWRSSLGVGAAMVSRGEVALIIAAMGLEANLLSGDMFAVIVVVVLITTIVTPPMMKMFLSKPSGKKQNA
- a CDS encoding HEAT repeat domain-containing protein; the encoded protein is MKGLSRDEERLLHELYKPTSNFALLDKSNDMEQEIFSYLAKSGSMVTLLHLLPLAVARKESAIETIHIIMKRHSYRKMISLDQHVRRINLYNYSPIFKPWYELQPTDVTSVLLESEQSVTFIGVCTFHSNGYVREAAVKKLGSQFSGLEIPFLLLRLNDFIPTIRFLAFKALKQRIQTKFARNFLLSISLVKHLEIYYNREKFTDLVEEIYRLLKMDDCRTELVSGFHSYDLDVRRFCFLMACNLPDMNHNDICSQAFAQKDMFIRLYTLQQVSTNLSKNELMNWLKCARTDVSPPVRQCALKMIVDIFPEQAPEELIKALLDRNKTIRETARYYLREKPIDYAAYYREKLSHSEQQVIQVAITGLGETGSKTDASWILAFINHEKARISSAAVKALSNLDADNYEEVFITSLQADKRGVSREARQALSQLVTVSHAERLWDIYQEDDRIHVQKNILNLFKLVGKRDSIFYLLRACIVSKEEVRVQAERYVITWIRGYGTIFYISLSKEKWNVLQLLLQQVNNYLSQNTVDEMTNLIERNKY
- a CDS encoding acetamidase translates to MATHTIRPERSTLHGSYSRESAPILTIHSGDTVRFETLDADWNAGPEQVDGRRIEFCTREHPQDSGHALIGPLYISEAKAGQSLAIHINELRVGTWGWSGGGGFTSDVNNRLGMHEGRQYGLVWKLDATSMIGTSDRGHKIRLHPFMGVLGMPPDEPGIHSTTPPRYCGGNIDCKELVPGSTLYLPIPVDGGLFSVGDGHAAQGDGEVSGLAIECPMELVDLTLTVVDQVLSYPRAQTPSSKITFGFHKDLHEASMIALEGMIDWMQELYGYERKEALNLASLVVDLRITQLVNDVVGVHAVLENDRLVDTK
- the nrdG gene encoding anaerobic ribonucleoside-triphosphate reductase activating protein; this encodes MHICDYRSESINEGIGLRAVVFVSGCRHACPGCFNPESWDFNYGQAFTPSRQQEVIQEISTNPLLHGMTLCGGDPFFSADACISFVTSFRNACPDKTVWAYTGFTFEALLHQDKHRQLLELCDVIIDGKFKSEEKDTSLRFRGSRNQRIIDVKKSLSLGAAIEWA
- a CDS encoding anaerobic ribonucleoside triphosphate reductase, whose product is MLIMKRDGRQEIFQVEKINTAITQACLAVTGTANSALCEEIALWIQEQLEQQLLTSEQKQNNKVKPLFTQTVHELLIAHLCEKYHNDIAHSFTSYRQQRDRNRLKQSELYNISEAVIGLQDMDLLRENANVNGESFSGKMSKMGSEYAKWHVKQYVLPTELREAIDQHYVYVHDLDQYAIGTTNCIFIPFDRLLADGFNTGNGSVRTPQSIMTAMALVAIIFQSQQNSQFGGVSANKIDWDLAPYVRKSFVKHVKKGIHYFNEGFDLTLSDLNDDQLYMDNEKLKQDFPQSYAYALEETVSETHQAAESLIHNLNTMSSRAGGQIPFTSLNYGMCTSTEGRLVSHALLNATIKGLGNGETPIFPQHIFQCKTGVNQAESDPNYDLFQKAIECSSKRLYPNFVNVDATFNLIYYREDDPNTIIATMGCRTRSISDRFGRNYSSGKGNLSFNTINLVKLGIEYGICREQRDQANIAGFYKALQTYMDTAINGLIHRFGIQAKQPAKASDFMMREGVWEGGKDLHPDQEVAELIKHGSLAVGFIGLAECMYALYGKHHGEDTEVYKRALSVISFMRQYCDDMSEKHNLNITLFATPAEGLSGKFTKADQKTHGKLTGITDREYYTNSFHIPVYYSLPAFQKIKLEAPFHELCNAGAITYIELDGNARQNTVAFQQIVQHALKSNVGYFSINHPLDRCPHCGFEGIIGMSCPSCGSDENSVHFQRLRRVTGYITGDYTERFNSAKQAEVLDRVKHQ